ATAGCCGGTCAGATCGTAGCGCCGGTGGTGCTCGAAGCCGACAATGAGTGAGAGATCGTTGCTCCCCGGCGTCTCGCGCAGGATTTGAATCGTGTCGAGGGGATGCCGCCGGATCAGCTCGAATTCGGCGTCGGTGAGCTTGCCGCGCTTCTCTAGGATCTCGGTCGGGATCCGCATCTTTCCCAAGTCGTGCATCATGGCGGCGATCCCGTACTCGCGAACCACCTCGGTGTCGCGCGACAGCGCCTGGATCTGCGCCAGCGTCAGGATCGTCACGTTCACGATGTGGGTGAAGGTGTAGGCGCTGTGGCTCTTCAGGGCCGTGAGCATCAGGAGGGGGCCGGGATCGCGGTGCAGGTGCTCCATCAGCATCTCGACGAGGTTCTGGATCTGCTTGACGCGGATGAGCCGGCCGGTCCGGGCGCACTCCATCGTCTCCTCCAGCCCCGCGGCCGCGTCGTCGTAGGCGCCGCGGTCTCCCGCGATCTCGGGCGGAGGTTGATCGCTCTTCTCCTTCTTCAAGTCGAGCTGCGCGACCCGGATTCGGCTCACGCCTCTGCCGGCAAGCAGGTGGGCCACCGAGATCGGCTCGCCGCCCGCCGGGGCGCCCGAGGCGCGATCGCCCGCCAGCACCTCGAGCAAGCCCTCGAGATCGTTGCGGTTGAACCCGCGCTGGAAGGTGAGCTTGTCGATGCCGCGGTTCTTCAGCTCGCGCGACAGCGCCGAATGCGACTCCCCCTGGTCCTCCCACGGCAGGCCGTCGGCCAGGAGGTGGTTTCCGAGGACGCCGAGCTGGACTTCGTCGCGGCTGACCATGAGATGGTGCAGCGTCTTCTCGATGCGGGCCATGGTGCGCTCCAGCGCGGGGTGTCGGGGGGGGTAGATCTTGCGGCCGTGCAGCGCGGCGACGAGGTGCCGGACCAGCTCGAAATATTCGGTGACGGCGCTCATGACGCTTTCTCCGCCGGCGCCTCGGCGCTCCCTTCGAGGCTGTCCTGAACGAGGCTCTCGCAGGTTTCGCGCACCGCCCTCCGGGCGCTGCGCGAGTTGCTTTGCAGGGCGGCCATCGCCTCGGCCGTGCCGATGCGCTTCAGCGCCTGCGCCGAGAGGACCCTCAGGCCGTCGCCCTTCGAGATGGGCAGCCAGAAGCCGCGGCCGAGGATCTTCGAGAGGATGGGCACCGCCTCCGCCGCTTCCATCTCGCCCAGGACGGTGATCGCCTCGCGGGCGGGGCCGTCCTCGAGCACGATCATCCCGGCGCGCGCCAGCCTCTTGGAGAACATCGCGATGGTGTTTTCCCGGTCGATCTCGCCGAGGACGCGCGCGGCCACCGTCCCTACGTCGGCGTCCAACACGGCCCGGCGCAGGTGCGCCACGGCCCGCGGCCCGCCGATCTTCCCCAGGGCGGTCGCCGCTTCGCGTCTCACGCGAGGCTCCTCGTGCTGCAGGAGACCGGCCAGCGGGTCGACCAGGCTTTGGCCGCCGATCTGCCCGAGAAGCATCGCGGCGTTGCGGACCAGGTACCAGGAGGAATCCGACAGCCGCTTGAGCAGCAGCGGGACCGCCGGGCGGCCGATCGCCGCCAGGGCGTTGAGAAGTCCCCGCCGCACCTCCCAGTTCTCCTCTTCCGCGAGACCGTCGAGAAGCGCCTGGGCCACGAGCCCCCCGAGCTCCTTGAAGGACTGCGTGGCGCGCCCGCGCTCCTCTTCGCCCAGGCGCTCGTATTCCGTCCGGAATATCTTGACGACCTGTTCCGAGGCGGCGCGCACGCGGCGATCCATCGCCGCCCGGCCGGGGGCCAGGACCTCGCCTCCGCGCAACTCCGAGAGGACGCGCACCGCCTCCGAGATCAGGGGGATCGCCGCGGGACCGGACATCCGCTTCACGCGACGATCGAGATCCTCCCGGAAGGACTCGGCCTGGACTTCATCGGTCGTCGCGTCCAGGGCGCACAGGACGACCCGGCAGGCGTGCGCGGCGACGGCTTCCGGGAGGAAGGCCTCGGCGAACCCCGGGGCGCTTTCGAGGGCCTCGCGGATGACGGAATCGGTCTCCTCGGGCTGGCGCGAGATGGTGTCCAGCGTGGCCTTGTAAGTTTCCGAGAGGTAGTCCTGATCCGATTCGACCAGGAGCCCCTGCAGCGATTGCCAGATCCGCCCCAGGTCCGCGCCGCCCCCTTTCTGCTGCAGGCGCGCGGTAATCTCCCCGAAATAGGGCGCGCTTCGTCCCCGGGCGTTGAACACCTTGGAGCAAACGGCGAACAGCCGGGGACTGAGCTGCCTCTCGGTCTCGACGAAGGAGCTGACCAGCTCGACGATCATCGGATCGGTCATCCGCTCGCAGACCTGGGTCATCAGATCGGAGGTGCCGTCGGGGAGGGGAACCTTGTTGAGGATCAAGTCCATCCGAAGGCGCAGCGGAAGGCTCATGAGCGCTTCGCCGAGATTCCCGAGAAACGGGTCGAGCGATTCGGGGGTTTCCTTGCTGATTTCCCCGGCGAGGCGTCCCATCAATCGCGGGAGATCGCGCGGGCTCTGGGCCCCCAGCTCCCCCATGAGGTCGCGCAGCATCTCGCCCTCCGAGGCGAGGTCGCGGACGAGAGTCTTGACCCCCTCCGAAGGGTGCCC
The window above is part of the Candidatus Polarisedimenticolia bacterium genome. Proteins encoded here:
- a CDS encoding HD domain-containing phosphohydrolase; the protein is MSAVTEYFELVRHLVAALHGRKIYPPRHPALERTMARIEKTLHHLMVSRDEVQLGVLGNHLLADGLPWEDQGESHSALSRELKNRGIDKLTFQRGFNRNDLEGLLEVLAGDRASGAPAGGEPISVAHLLAGRGVSRIRVAQLDLKKEKSDQPPPEIAGDRGAYDDAAAGLEETMECARTGRLIRVKQIQNLVEMLMEHLHRDPGPLLMLTALKSHSAYTFTHIVNVTILTLAQIQALSRDTEVVREYGIAAMMHDLGKMRIPTEILEKRGKLTDAEFELIRRHPLDTIQILRETPGSNDLSLIVGFEHHRRYDLTGYPPLKRPLPQHFASRVCTIADAYDAMRSNRSYQREMPPEKALEVLQTQAGKMFDPVLVRLFARMMGAYPPGTRVKLETGEEAIVLKANPEDPFRPIVRLLDGNPEEGNIPLRLANLTERDPKSGAYLRTIQASILDTPADL
- a CDS encoding HEAT repeat domain-containing protein, whose translation is MPPSISAAREPLNRAIREISTATKVVSFYPAQHPAVRVSVDRFLSSFKALTAARNEIELGFADAGILYEGEYLQDPDRALQSFATFLLNRSVAQLTLRRGLDGEGLTAFLRQLALEPSRISEQGGLSKFLQSKGITAIAVSEIDLEKILASEADPLGAATATEDTGAWKRIVADFLRGTDGHPSEGVKTLVRDLASEGEMLRDLMGELGAQSPRDLPRLMGRLAGEISKETPESLDPFLGNLGEALMSLPLRLRMDLILNKVPLPDGTSDLMTQVCERMTDPMIVELVSSFVETERQLSPRLFAVCSKVFNARGRSAPYFGEITARLQQKGGGADLGRIWQSLQGLLVESDQDYLSETYKATLDTISRQPEETDSVIREALESAPGFAEAFLPEAVAAHACRVVLCALDATTDEVQAESFREDLDRRVKRMSGPAAIPLISEAVRVLSELRGGEVLAPGRAAMDRRVRAASEQVVKIFRTEYERLGEEERGRATQSFKELGGLVAQALLDGLAEEENWEVRRGLLNALAAIGRPAVPLLLKRLSDSSWYLVRNAAMLLGQIGGQSLVDPLAGLLQHEEPRVRREAATALGKIGGPRAVAHLRRAVLDADVGTVAARVLGEIDRENTIAMFSKRLARAGMIVLEDGPAREAITVLGEMEAAEAVPILSKILGRGFWLPISKGDGLRVLSAQALKRIGTAEAMAALQSNSRSARRAVRETCESLVQDSLEGSAEAPAEKAS